TGCCTGCCGCTTCATATTATCGGGAAAAATATTACTCAGCTACTTCTGAAATAACATGGCCCACGTTACCGCTGGGCATCTGAATGCGCAACATGGCTGCGATGGTAGGCGCAATATCTGTCATATATGTTTCGCGGTTGGTCTTTCCGGGCTTAACACCCCAGCCGTACCAAACGAGGGGAATATGGGAATCATAAGGATTCCAGAGACCGTGCGTAGTGCCGGTGCTGCCTCCGTCGAAATAAGCGGGCTGAAGAACGAACTGGATATCTCCACAACGGCGGGGATAATAACCGTTGTTGATCCTCGCTCTGATGGTTTCATTTAATGGAATTGTATTAAGGTCGTCGAGTGCAAATGCGCGTGAAACGCCAGGCTGGTGACTGAGATAATCAACAATCAGTTTCTTAACAGCTCTCTCATCCAGTTTCAGCGAATCGATCAGGCCATGATTGAGGGTTACCATATTGTTCCAGGAACCGGTGATCAGTTTGGATGATCCGAAAGCAGCCTGCAGCTTTGGTTCCAGCTCTTTCAACCATTTGCCGTCATCTACTGTTCCGCCCGGCAGCCTGTTCTCATTGTTGAAACCGGGCACATGGGATACACCGTGGTCGGCGCTGATGAAGAGCAGGTATTGCCCCTTCCCTACTTTGTTATCGAGAAAATCGAAGAGAGAACCGAGCTCTTTGTCGAGACGCAGGAAACCATCTTCTGCTTCCATGGAGTTGGGACCGAAAGCATGACCAATATAATCGGGAGAAGAGAAGCTCACAGCGAGGAAGTCTGTGATCTCATCGGCGCCGAGTTGTTCGTTGATCACGGCAGCTTTGGCCATTTCAGCAGTGAGGGTATTGCCATAAGGCGTGCTGGAAACGGAACCGTAGCTTTTACCGATGAAACGTTTCAGATCGTAAGGGAAACCTTTCTGATCGGAGCCGAATGGTTTGGCTTCATAAGGTTTTTCGTCTGCTGTGCTCTGCACGTAAGTGTTGGCAGGATACAGCAGGTTCCATCC
This portion of the Pseudobacter ginsenosidimutans genome encodes:
- the pafA gene encoding alkaline phosphatase PafA; this encodes MRKIFAFLALVLIVSQSFAQSKKGQHNVPNRPKLVVGIVVDQMRWDYLYRYYDRYSADGGFKRLLHNGFTCENTFIPYTPTYTACGHTCVYTGSVPAIHGITGNNWYDNELKRTVYCAEDKSVKSVGTTTDAGVMSPKNMLATTVADELRLATNFRSKVVGVAIKDRGAILPAGHSANGAYWYDSKTGDFITSTFYMNDLPQWVKDFNSQRLVDKYYEQGWNLLYPANTYVQSTADEKPYEAKPFGSDQKGFPYDLKRFIGKSYGSVSSTPYGNTLTAEMAKAAVINEQLGADEITDFLAVSFSSPDYIGHAFGPNSMEAEDGFLRLDKELGSLFDFLDNKVGKGQYLLFISADHGVSHVPGFNNENRLPGGTVDDGKWLKELEPKLQAAFGSSKLITGSWNNMVTLNHGLIDSLKLDERAVKKLIVDYLSHQPGVSRAFALDDLNTIPLNETIRARINNGYYPRRCGDIQFVLQPAYFDGGSTGTTHGLWNPYDSHIPLVWYGWGVKPGKTNRETYMTDIAPTIAAMLRIQMPSGNVGHVISEVAE